From Streptomyces durmitorensis, a single genomic window includes:
- a CDS encoding acyl-CoA thioesterase, translating into MTDPFSVSISVRGYETDSQGHLNQAVYLQYAEHARWSVLRAAGIEQADLLAKGVGPVALENTIRYFSELRAGDEVEVTCVFVWGERKTFRIEQSITKTDGTKAAELRSVGGLLDLGERQMVADPREYFRALADDPAVIGL; encoded by the coding sequence GTGACAGACCCGTTTTCCGTGAGCATCAGCGTCCGTGGGTACGAGACGGACTCGCAGGGCCATCTCAACCAGGCCGTCTATCTGCAGTACGCCGAGCACGCCCGCTGGTCGGTGCTGCGCGCGGCAGGCATCGAGCAGGCCGACCTGCTCGCCAAGGGGGTGGGCCCGGTCGCCCTGGAGAACACCATCCGCTACTTCAGCGAGCTGCGCGCCGGTGACGAGGTGGAGGTGACCTGCGTCTTCGTGTGGGGCGAGCGCAAGACGTTCCGCATCGAGCAGTCGATCACCAAGACGGACGGCACCAAGGCCGCCGAGCTGCGCTCCGTCGGCGGCCTTCTGGACCTGGGCGAACGGCAGATGGTGGCGGATCCGCGCGAGTACTTCAGGGCGCTGGCCGACGACCCGGCGGTGATCGGTCTCTGA
- a CDS encoding SAM-dependent methyltransferase, whose amino-acid sequence MSDRDPQADAAEDIRARIDTTTPHSARFWNYFVGGKDNYEKDRELGDHIKEIHPGLVDVARLSRNFLGRAVRHLVTEQGIRQFLDIGTGLPTADNTHEVAQRAAPDSRIVYVDNDPLVLAHARALLTSTPEGETAYIDADLYDPEAILRAASATLDLSRPVALMILNTLGHVGDYAQGRDLVSRLMAGLPSGSYLVISDSTATSDGMIAASNAYNKSGAIPYHVRSVEEITGFFDGLDLVDPGVAQVTRWRPDSEDATPVDAYGAVARKP is encoded by the coding sequence GTGTCGGACCGTGACCCCCAAGCCGACGCCGCCGAGGACATACGCGCGCGCATCGACACCACGACGCCGCACTCCGCGCGCTTCTGGAACTACTTCGTGGGCGGCAAGGACAATTACGAGAAGGACCGCGAACTCGGCGACCACATCAAGGAGATCCACCCCGGCCTGGTCGACGTGGCGCGCCTGAGCCGCAACTTCCTCGGCCGCGCGGTCCGGCACCTGGTGACGGAGCAGGGCATCCGCCAGTTCCTGGACATCGGCACGGGCCTGCCGACCGCCGACAACACGCACGAGGTCGCCCAGCGCGCGGCCCCTGACTCCCGGATCGTGTACGTCGACAACGACCCGCTCGTCCTGGCCCACGCCCGCGCGCTGCTCACCAGCACGCCCGAGGGCGAGACCGCGTACATCGACGCCGATCTCTACGACCCCGAGGCGATCCTGCGGGCCGCGAGCGCGACCCTGGACCTCTCCCGGCCGGTCGCCCTGATGATCCTCAACACCCTTGGCCACGTGGGTGATTACGCGCAGGGGCGCGACCTCGTGTCCCGGCTCATGGCGGGTCTGCCGTCCGGCAGCTATCTGGTGATCAGCGACAGCACCGCCACCAGCGACGGCATGATCGCGGCGTCGAACGCGTACAACAAGAGCGGCGCGATCCCCTACCACGTGCGCAGCGTCGAGGAGATCACCGGCTTCTTCGACGGCCTGGATCTTGTCGATCCCGGCGTCGCCCAAGTCACCCGCTGGCGCCCCGATTCCGAGGACGCGACGCCCGTCGACGCGTACGGAGCGGTGGCCCGCAAGCCCTAG
- a CDS encoding winged helix-turn-helix transcriptional regulator, producing MSQGNTGVTAQVVNAQACPLREVLDRVVGKWSIPILVAAAHGPIRFTELERSIEGISRRMLTLTLRNLERDGLLTRTVFPTVPPKVEYELTPVAQELHGTLLTLTGWAERHRVTIAQSRADYDEQRGLVDA from the coding sequence ATGTCCCAAGGGAACACCGGTGTTACGGCGCAGGTGGTGAACGCGCAGGCGTGCCCGCTGCGCGAAGTTCTTGACAGGGTGGTGGGGAAATGGAGCATCCCGATCCTGGTCGCGGCGGCCCACGGGCCCATCCGCTTCACCGAACTGGAGCGCAGCATCGAGGGCATCAGCCGCCGCATGCTGACCCTGACCCTGCGGAACCTGGAGCGCGACGGCCTGCTCACGCGCACGGTGTTTCCGACGGTGCCGCCGAAGGTCGAGTATGAACTGACGCCGGTCGCACAGGAACTGCACGGCACGCTGCTGACCCTGACGGGGTGGGCGGAGCGGCACCGGGTGACGATCGCGCAGTCGCGGGCGGACTACGACGAGCAGCGGGGGCTTGTGGACGCGTGA
- a CDS encoding MFS transporter, protein MEVFVVSDAKAQAPSASPRSRRASLAVLSSGLLMTIIDGNIVTVAMPAIQNDLGFSAPGLAWVVNAYLIAFGGLLLLAGRLGDLIGRKRMFVSGLAVFTAASVLCGVATDQGLLIAARAVQGVGGAMTSAVVLGMLVALFPEPREQAKAIAVFSAVGAAGGALGTFLGGALTETLNWHWIFLINLPIGAVALVAAVRVLANDRGTGLAGGADYPGAVLITGALMLTVYTIVGSGERGTPATLALAALSLALYAAFAVRQTRTDRPLLRLRVFRSRTLTGANAVQILMIAGMFGFQYIGALYFQRVLGYGELKTGFAFLPAPVAIGVLMLGLSARVIGRFGPYRSVLGGLVLITAGLALLGRLPADGSYAVDVLPAMLLLGAGFAAAMPAVTGLAMAGAREEDAGLASGLFNTTQVVGGSLGLAVLTTLAASRTEGLLADGEETLAATADGYRLAFWVAAGVAAAGIALAATLLRPERGTTGTATPTQEQEPEKKQEPARIAP, encoded by the coding sequence ATGGAGGTTTTCGTCGTGTCCGATGCCAAGGCTCAGGCCCCGTCCGCTTCACCACGTTCCCGCCGGGCGTCGCTCGCCGTGCTGTCGTCGGGTCTCCTGATGACGATCATCGACGGCAACATCGTGACCGTCGCGATGCCCGCCATCCAGAACGACCTCGGCTTCTCGGCGCCGGGCCTCGCCTGGGTCGTGAACGCCTACCTCATCGCCTTCGGCGGACTGCTGCTCCTCGCCGGACGCCTCGGCGATCTCATCGGCCGCAAGCGGATGTTCGTCTCGGGCCTCGCCGTGTTCACCGCGGCGTCCGTGCTGTGCGGAGTCGCCACCGACCAGGGCCTGCTGATCGCGGCACGCGCCGTGCAGGGCGTCGGCGGGGCGATGACATCGGCGGTCGTACTCGGCATGCTGGTGGCCCTCTTCCCCGAACCGCGCGAACAGGCCAAGGCCATCGCGGTGTTCAGCGCGGTCGGCGCAGCGGGCGGTGCGCTCGGCACGTTCCTGGGCGGCGCGCTCACCGAGACCCTCAACTGGCACTGGATCTTCCTGATCAACCTGCCGATCGGGGCCGTCGCGCTCGTCGCCGCGGTACGCGTCCTGGCGAACGACCGCGGCACGGGCCTCGCCGGGGGCGCCGACTACCCGGGCGCCGTACTCATCACCGGCGCCCTGATGCTCACCGTCTACACGATCGTCGGCTCCGGCGAGCGCGGGACGCCCGCCACGCTCGCGCTCGCCGCCCTCTCCCTCGCCCTGTACGCCGCCTTCGCCGTCCGCCAGACCCGCACGGACCGGCCCCTGCTGCGCCTGCGCGTCTTCCGCTCCCGCACGCTGACCGGCGCCAACGCCGTGCAGATCCTGATGATCGCGGGCATGTTCGGCTTCCAGTACATCGGCGCCCTCTACTTCCAACGGGTCCTGGGCTACGGCGAATTGAAGACCGGGTTCGCGTTCCTGCCCGCCCCCGTCGCCATCGGCGTCCTGATGCTCGGCCTGTCCGCCCGGGTGATCGGGCGCTTCGGACCGTACCGTTCGGTGCTCGGGGGCCTCGTCCTCATCACGGCGGGCCTCGCGCTCCTCGGCCGCCTGCCCGCCGACGGTTCGTACGCCGTCGACGTGCTCCCCGCGATGCTGCTGCTCGGCGCCGGGTTCGCCGCGGCGATGCCCGCCGTGACGGGGCTCGCGATGGCCGGGGCGCGCGAGGAGGACGCGGGCCTCGCCTCCGGACTCTTCAACACCACGCAGGTAGTGGGCGGTTCACTGGGTCTGGCTGTCCTGACCACGCTGGCGGCGAGCCGTACGGAGGGTCTGCTCGCGGACGGCGAAGAGACCCTGGCGGCGACGGCCGACGGCTACCGCCTCGCCTTCTGGGTGGCCGCGGGCGTCGCGGCGGCGGGCATCGCCTTGGCGGCGACGCTGCTCCGGCCGGAGCGCGGGACGACCGGCACCGCCACCCCCACCCAGGAACAGGAGCCGGAGAAGAAACAGGAGCCGGCGCGAATCGCCCCTTAG
- a CDS encoding MATE family efflux transporter codes for MESPQEHRRRLVSLAYPVYFELLAGVTAGIINMVWVARLGGDAVAAVAVATNVENLLLGVILMAGSGTTVLVARARGARDRAALRSAVRGGWALWALITPVVAVGGYLCREPLARLVLGGGEGDALALTTGYFAIALPGTAVYFATNVVDGILKGAGDTRTPMRLALLANGLILVLDPLFILGLDLGVRGAAIATVIGRTVALLWGLLALRRNALLRAAPREGSGKSLCADARRTAATGLPMSADFVVRMAGALALVAVVARIGVGEVAAYGIATKAMYLATMAFYSVRQAAAIHTAHLLGTGRDERPAVGRQALLIAGALGLAAALLLLAAGPWIMRGFGAEGEVAAAGALYLRCLGPYLVLLACFIALGGVFEGSGGSPALARITACGVVVQLGLDYALLGLGLPGICLAMAGSMALQCAAVARLYRRAGRVGRVGCTGRVGRTGVSRRDGAC; via the coding sequence ATGGAGAGTCCGCAGGAACACCGGCGCCGACTCGTGTCGCTCGCGTACCCGGTCTACTTCGAGCTGCTCGCCGGGGTCACGGCCGGGATCATCAACATGGTCTGGGTGGCCCGGCTCGGCGGGGACGCGGTCGCCGCGGTGGCCGTCGCCACGAATGTGGAGAACCTGCTGCTCGGCGTCATCCTCATGGCCGGGTCCGGTACGACGGTCTTGGTCGCGCGGGCCAGGGGAGCGCGGGACCGGGCGGCACTGCGATCGGCGGTGCGCGGCGGCTGGGCACTGTGGGCGCTGATCACGCCCGTCGTGGCCGTCGGCGGCTACCTGTGCCGGGAGCCGCTGGCCCGGCTGGTCCTCGGCGGCGGGGAGGGCGACGCGCTCGCGCTCACGACCGGCTACTTCGCCATCGCGCTGCCGGGAACGGCGGTCTACTTCGCCACGAACGTCGTCGACGGAATCCTCAAGGGCGCGGGCGACACCCGCACCCCGATGCGGCTCGCGCTCCTGGCCAACGGCCTGATCCTCGTCCTGGATCCGCTCTTCATCCTGGGCCTCGACCTCGGTGTACGCGGGGCGGCGATCGCCACCGTCATCGGCCGGACGGTCGCGCTGCTCTGGGGCCTCCTCGCGCTGCGCCGCAACGCGTTGCTGCGGGCCGCGCCCCGCGAGGGGAGCGGGAAGAGTCTGTGCGCCGACGCCCGCAGGACAGCGGCCACGGGGCTGCCGATGTCGGCCGACTTCGTCGTACGGATGGCGGGCGCGCTCGCGTTGGTCGCGGTCGTCGCCAGGATCGGCGTCGGCGAGGTCGCCGCGTACGGCATCGCGACCAAGGCGATGTATCTGGCGACCATGGCCTTCTACTCCGTGCGCCAGGCCGCCGCCATCCACACCGCCCATCTTCTGGGCACCGGACGCGACGAGCGGCCGGCCGTCGGGCGCCAGGCGCTGCTCATCGCCGGGGCGCTGGGTCTGGCGGCGGCGCTGCTGCTGCTCGCCGCCGGGCCGTGGATCATGCGGGGCTTCGGCGCCGAGGGCGAGGTAGCCGCGGCGGGGGCGCTCTATCTGCGGTGCCTGGGGCCCTACTTGGTACTGCTGGCCTGCTTCATCGCGCTGGGCGGGGTGTTCGAGGGCAGCGGCGGGAGCCCGGCTCTCGCCCGCATCACGGCGTGCGGGGTGGTGGTCCAACTGGGTCTCGACTACGCCCTGTTGGGGCTCGGTCTGCCGGGCATCTGCCTGGCCATGGCGGGGTCCATGGCCCTGCAGTGCGCGGCGGTCGCCCGCCTCTACCGGCGGGCGGGGCGTGTAGGGCGTGTGGGGTGCACCGGGCGTGTGGGGCGCACCGGGGTCAGTCGCAGAGATGGCGCGTGCTGA
- a CDS encoding PadR family transcriptional regulator yields MLELSILGFLREEPLHGYDLKTRIQGLSGHIRPVSDGALYPAITRLVKAGLVEQRTEPGKSAAPRRILSLTEAGRDDLLARLREPKDAEITDGQRFFTLLAFLRHLPDPAEQAAVLRRRKAFLDTPASFFYRDGKPVSAEEAPDLFRQGMLRIARATGTEEKKWLTEAIGVLEAGRD; encoded by the coding sequence ATGCTGGAGCTGTCGATTCTGGGCTTCCTCCGCGAGGAGCCCCTGCACGGCTACGACCTCAAGACCCGCATCCAGGGCCTCAGCGGCCACATCCGCCCGGTGAGCGACGGCGCGCTGTACCCGGCGATCACCCGCCTGGTGAAAGCGGGCCTCGTCGAGCAGCGCACCGAGCCCGGCAAGAGCGCCGCGCCCCGCCGGATCCTCTCCCTCACCGAGGCGGGACGCGACGACCTGCTCGCCCGCCTGCGGGAGCCCAAGGATGCCGAAATCACCGACGGGCAGCGCTTCTTCACCCTGCTCGCGTTCCTGCGCCACCTCCCCGACCCGGCCGAGCAGGCCGCGGTCCTGCGCCGCCGCAAGGCCTTCCTGGACACCCCGGCCAGCTTCTTCTACCGCGACGGGAAGCCGGTGAGCGCGGAGGAGGCGCCCGACCTCTTCCGGCAGGGCATGCTCCGGATCGCCCGCGCCACCGGCACGGAGGAGAAGAAGTGGCTGACCGAGGCCATCGGCGTCCTGGAGGCCGGGCGCGACTGA
- the proP gene encoding glycine betaine/L-proline transporter ProP, producing MSAPEAPEAPAPAPEAIARHRALFRAIHRRKNPRLRQSDITVTEEAQVKRAVKATALGNAMEWYDFGVYAYLAVIIGKEFFPSGNDTAQTLSSLATFAAAFLVRPIGGMFFGPLGDRVGRKKILALTMIMMSTATLAIGLIPSYATIGFWAPVLLVLCRMVQGFSTGGEYGGAATFIAEYAPDKRRGFWGSFLEFGTLIGYTVAAVLVTSLTLWLSDDAMQSWGWRIPFLVAAPLGLIGLYLRMKLDESPAFQKMAEAESGPAAERQKKSFKDSFFGQWRAMLLCIALVAAFNITDYMLLSYMPTYLTQLGFGETGGLMSIVLVMLILMALINSVGRLSDRIGRKPVLMAGSVGFFVLALPAFLLIKQGGTVAVFTGLLILGLALVCYLGAMSSSLPALFPTDVRYGSLSIGFNVSVSLFGGTTPLVVAGLIGVTGNDLMPAFYTMLAGLIGIIAVAAMKETARKPLEGSPPSVATDEEARELVAAQRL from the coding sequence GTGAGCGCCCCCGAAGCACCCGAAGCCCCAGCACCCGCTCCGGAGGCGATAGCCAGGCACCGTGCGCTCTTCCGCGCGATCCACCGCCGGAAGAACCCGCGCCTGCGCCAGTCGGACATCACCGTCACCGAAGAGGCCCAGGTCAAGCGCGCGGTGAAGGCGACCGCCCTCGGCAATGCCATGGAGTGGTACGACTTCGGTGTCTACGCCTATCTCGCGGTGATCATCGGCAAGGAGTTCTTCCCCTCCGGCAACGACACCGCGCAGACGCTCTCCTCGCTCGCCACCTTCGCCGCCGCCTTCCTGGTCCGCCCCATCGGCGGCATGTTCTTCGGGCCGCTTGGTGACCGGGTCGGCCGCAAGAAGATCCTCGCGCTGACCATGATCATGATGTCGACGGCGACCCTGGCGATCGGCCTGATCCCCAGCTACGCCACCATCGGCTTCTGGGCCCCCGTCCTCCTCGTCCTCTGCCGCATGGTGCAGGGCTTCTCGACGGGCGGCGAGTACGGCGGGGCGGCGACCTTCATCGCCGAGTACGCGCCGGACAAGCGCCGCGGATTCTGGGGCTCCTTCCTGGAGTTCGGCACCCTGATCGGCTACACCGTCGCCGCGGTCCTCGTCACCTCCCTCACCCTGTGGCTCAGCGACGACGCCATGCAGTCCTGGGGCTGGCGCATCCCGTTCCTGGTGGCGGCGCCGCTCGGCCTCATCGGCCTCTACCTGCGGATGAAGCTCGACGAGTCGCCCGCCTTCCAGAAGATGGCGGAGGCGGAGAGCGGCCCGGCCGCCGAACGCCAGAAGAAGTCCTTCAAGGACTCCTTCTTCGGCCAGTGGCGCGCGATGCTGCTCTGCATCGCCCTGGTGGCCGCGTTCAACATCACCGACTACATGCTGCTGTCCTACATGCCGACGTACCTGACCCAGCTCGGCTTCGGCGAGACCGGCGGCCTGATGTCCATCGTGCTCGTCATGCTGATCCTGATGGCGCTCATCAACTCGGTCGGCCGCCTCTCCGACCGCATCGGCCGCAAGCCGGTCCTGATGGCGGGCTCGGTCGGCTTCTTCGTGCTCGCACTGCCGGCCTTCCTCCTCATCAAGCAGGGCGGCACGGTGGCGGTCTTCACCGGTCTGCTCATCCTCGGCCTCGCGCTCGTCTGCTACCTGGGCGCGATGTCCTCGTCGCTGCCGGCCCTCTTCCCCACGGACGTCCGCTACGGCTCGCTGTCCATCGGCTTCAACGTCTCGGTCTCGCTCTTCGGCGGTACGACGCCGCTGGTGGTCGCGGGTCTGATCGGCGTGACCGGCAACGACCTGATGCCCGCGTTCTACACGATGCTCGCGGGCCTGATCGGCATCATCGCGGTGGCCGCGATGAAGGAGACGGCCCGCAAGCCCCTCGAAGGCTCCCCGCCGTCGGTCGCGACGGACGAGGAGGCGCGCGAACTGGTGGCGGCGCAGCGGCTCTGA
- a CDS encoding alpha-L-fucosidase: MRTQLSRTRRRVAGIALLLASALAATAVPAAVAAPTEPPAAAAPKAERPAPTGPGTDHATDDPFTADRTNWFRQDRFGMFIHFGAYSNLEGEYKKADGSLCRDAEWIQRQCDIPKAEYEKQAATFNPADFDAKAVVKAAKDAGMRYIVITSKHHDGYAMWPTKVNDWNLRDHSSFDKKRDILAELKKASDDAGIKLGFYYSIWDWHDPDFPDPATFPQYEKRMRAQLKELVDNYDPALLWFDGEWDTDKPNNPWTAKDGEKLEAYLRDLDPDLIINNRVGKRRVVDGDYGTPEQEIPGAPVDGQLWESCMTLNGHWGFARYDTDWKSSSTLVKNLLSTTSRSGNYLLNVGPDARGRVPQPSVDRLKQMGDWLRTSGQGDAVFGARYGGLVDEPSWGSVSRKGDKLYAAVTQWPASGAALHLKARTDFKVTSARVLGSDQKVTVTKSGDGFDVKPSGAATNDTATVVELKVDPGPTARPGKGKGLKQEIFDNADLSGTPKITRTDATLNHAWKYEGSPAASIPSDKFSVRWTGTLEPRRSETYTLTTVSDDMARVWIDGKLVIDSWTPHEPKIDKSQVALTAGKRHSIKVEYAEQTGEAHMKLLWSSPGQEQQIVPAAQLYAR, from the coding sequence ATGCGCACACAGCTCAGCCGTACCCGGCGAAGAGTCGCCGGGATCGCCCTGCTCCTCGCCTCGGCCCTCGCCGCGACCGCCGTCCCCGCGGCCGTCGCGGCGCCTACGGAACCCCCGGCCGCCGCGGCCCCGAAGGCCGAGCGGCCCGCGCCCACCGGCCCGGGAACCGACCACGCCACCGACGACCCCTTCACCGCCGACCGCACCAACTGGTTCCGGCAGGACCGCTTCGGCATGTTCATCCACTTCGGCGCCTACTCCAACCTGGAGGGCGAGTACAAGAAGGCCGACGGCTCGCTCTGCCGTGACGCCGAGTGGATCCAGCGCCAGTGCGACATCCCGAAGGCCGAGTACGAGAAGCAGGCCGCGACGTTCAACCCGGCCGACTTCGACGCCAAGGCCGTGGTCAAGGCGGCCAAGGACGCCGGAATGCGTTACATCGTCATCACCTCGAAGCACCACGACGGATACGCGATGTGGCCCACGAAGGTCAACGACTGGAACCTGCGCGACCACTCCTCCTTCGACAAGAAGCGCGACATCCTCGCCGAGTTGAAGAAGGCATCCGACGACGCGGGCATCAAGCTCGGCTTCTACTACTCGATCTGGGACTGGCACGACCCGGACTTCCCGGACCCGGCGACCTTCCCCCAGTACGAGAAGCGGATGCGCGCCCAGCTCAAGGAGCTGGTCGACAACTACGACCCGGCGCTGCTCTGGTTCGACGGCGAGTGGGACACCGACAAGCCCAACAACCCCTGGACGGCGAAGGACGGCGAGAAGCTGGAGGCCTACCTCCGCGACCTCGACCCGGACCTGATCATCAACAACCGCGTCGGCAAGCGCCGCGTGGTCGACGGCGACTACGGCACCCCCGAGCAGGAGATCCCCGGCGCACCGGTCGACGGCCAGCTCTGGGAGTCCTGCATGACCCTCAACGGACACTGGGGCTTCGCGCGCTACGACACCGACTGGAAGTCGTCGTCCACCCTGGTCAAGAACCTCCTCTCCACGACGTCCCGCAGCGGCAACTACCTCCTGAACGTCGGCCCCGACGCCCGTGGCCGCGTCCCGCAGCCGTCCGTCGACCGTCTGAAGCAGATGGGCGACTGGCTGCGTACGTCGGGCCAGGGCGACGCGGTGTTCGGCGCCCGCTACGGCGGACTCGTCGATGAGCCGTCCTGGGGCTCGGTCAGCCGCAAGGGCGACAAGCTGTACGCGGCGGTCACCCAGTGGCCGGCGTCCGGCGCCGCCCTGCACCTGAAGGCGCGTACGGACTTCAAGGTCACCTCGGCACGCGTGCTCGGCAGCGACCAGAAGGTGACGGTCACCAAGTCGGGCGACGGATTCGACGTGAAGCCGTCCGGCGCGGCGACCAACGACACGGCCACGGTCGTCGAGCTGAAGGTGGACCCGGGCCCGACGGCCCGCCCCGGCAAGGGCAAGGGCCTGAAGCAGGAGATCTTCGACAACGCTGACCTGAGCGGCACGCCGAAGATCACCCGTACCGACGCCACCCTCAACCACGCCTGGAAGTACGAGGGTTCACCGGCGGCGAGCATCCCCTCCGACAAGTTCAGCGTCCGCTGGACCGGCACGCTTGAGCCGCGCCGCTCGGAGACGTACACGCTGACGACCGTCTCCGACGACATGGCGCGGGTGTGGATCGACGGCAAGCTGGTCATCGACTCCTGGACGCCGCACGAGCCGAAGATCGACAAGAGCCAGGTCGCCCTCACCGCGGGCAAGCGGCACTCGATCAAGGTCGAGTACGCGGAACAGACGGGCGAGGCCCACATGAAGCTGCTCTGGTCCAGCCCGGGACAGGAACAGCAGATCGTGCCTGCCGCCCAGCTGTACGCGCGCTGA
- a CDS encoding response regulator transcription factor, translating to MSSIKVLLVDSEQLVLEGFRKLLDGFTEFSVVSIAHDAAAALEHLRGRRPQIVVMGLGVPGTGGVDAIRAIRRESGHVRIVILSSNQQPVYMREAFVAGANAYLSRSIDADELRGTLLAVHRDGAAFTAATAGPILQLVAGRHRGDDAALSTLTERERQILSLVADDHETDCIATALGIRPKTVRNYLSRIYAKLGTPNRVQTVLYAKRSLGRQGGLATDP from the coding sequence ATGTCATCGATAAAGGTCCTGCTCGTCGACAGCGAACAACTGGTGCTCGAAGGTTTCCGTAAGCTTCTCGACGGGTTTACGGAATTCTCCGTGGTGTCCATCGCCCATGATGCCGCAGCGGCGTTGGAGCACTTACGGGGGCGCCGCCCGCAGATCGTCGTGATGGGACTCGGCGTGCCCGGAACGGGCGGCGTCGACGCGATCCGGGCCATTCGCCGGGAGTCCGGCCACGTACGCATCGTCATCCTCTCCTCCAACCAGCAGCCGGTCTACATGCGCGAGGCCTTCGTGGCCGGTGCCAACGCGTACCTCTCCCGCAGCATCGACGCGGACGAACTGCGCGGGACGCTCCTCGCCGTGCACCGCGACGGCGCCGCGTTCACCGCGGCCACCGCGGGGCCGATCCTGCAACTCGTGGCGGGCCGCCACCGCGGCGACGACGCGGCCCTCTCGACGCTGACCGAGCGCGAGCGGCAGATCCTCTCGCTGGTCGCCGACGACCACGAGACCGACTGCATCGCCACCGCCCTGGGCATTCGCCCGAAGACCGTGCGCAACTATCTGAGCCGTATCTACGCCAAATTGGGCACCCCCAACCGTGTCCAGACCGTCCTGTACGCGAAACGCTCCTTGGGCCGCCAAGGAGGGCTCGCCACGGACCCGTGA
- a CDS encoding cyclase family protein, which produces MYLDLSIPISRRAPGVEFEQWLHRDGIRHLSRRIRALPGDSRKDRRRNYWRWLTGARRLRARDLPDGCFLSNEFYRMSVHQGTHVDAPFHYGPECAGEPAKKVLDLPLEWFHGPGVVLDVRKCGGRVTAADVKEALHAAGARVGPGTVVLFRTDSDLRLGTPAYYTESTAITPGAVDHLLDLGVKVLGTDCWSFDGPARAMVESFYGTRDPAALWPTHLHGRKREFIQIEGLARLRDLPQGGAFTFTAFPVALADAGAAWCRAVADVQERVPQ; this is translated from the coding sequence ATGTACCTAGACCTGAGCATCCCCATCAGTCGCCGCGCACCCGGCGTGGAGTTCGAGCAGTGGCTCCACCGGGACGGCATCCGCCATCTGTCGCGCAGGATCAGGGCGTTGCCGGGGGACAGCCGAAAGGACCGGCGGCGCAACTACTGGCGCTGGCTGACCGGAGCGCGTCGGCTGCGCGCACGCGACCTGCCCGACGGCTGTTTCCTCTCCAACGAGTTCTACCGGATGTCCGTGCACCAGGGCACGCACGTGGACGCGCCCTTCCACTACGGCCCCGAGTGCGCGGGGGAGCCCGCCAAGAAGGTCCTCGACCTGCCGCTGGAGTGGTTCCACGGGCCCGGAGTCGTCCTCGACGTACGGAAGTGCGGGGGACGCGTCACGGCAGCCGATGTCAAGGAGGCACTCCACGCGGCCGGTGCGCGGGTGGGGCCGGGGACGGTGGTGCTCTTCCGCACCGACTCGGATCTGCGCCTGGGCACGCCCGCGTACTACACGGAGTCCACCGCCATCACGCCTGGGGCCGTCGACCATCTGCTGGATCTCGGCGTGAAGGTTCTCGGTACGGACTGCTGGAGTTTCGACGGACCAGCGCGCGCGATGGTGGAGTCGTTCTACGGAACGCGCGACCCGGCGGCTCTCTGGCCCACGCATCTCCACGGCAGGAAACGGGAGTTCATCCAGATCGAGGGACTGGCCCGGTTGCGTGACCTCCCGCAAGGCGGTGCCTTCACCTTCACGGCTTTCCCCGTCGCCTTGGCCGATGCGGGCGCCGCGTGGTGCAGGGCGGTGGCCGACGTACAAGAACGCGTGCCGCAATGA